A genomic region of Notamacropus eugenii isolate mMacEug1 chromosome 3, mMacEug1.pri_v2, whole genome shotgun sequence contains the following coding sequences:
- the REPIN1 gene encoding DNA-binding protein REPIN1 isoform X1 — protein MGLAAVRLGLLLGGEAAPVSPYMDGRRAYKHTDREASLHSGKDRRYLSPGRSRFIRKRGWKENRLFLRSQGSPGEEPCGSGGQLPSGGGRVLRNTTAGQGPLLERRCRRPPAMGPSRTRLFSGPLQESLQGSEQDTHGIKLEGTIAASQGGLFQGGAYRCARCGRHFPGWAALRHHTRRHHSRPPLPCPECGRRFHHAPFLALHRLAHSAATAIPPATGFLCQVCGQNFRSWAALALHGQAHASSARAVACPKCEKHFSRASQLRAHLQQNHPPAPPPRRFICSGCGQSFAQWAELVAHKQIHVAEAQASEKVLAPRPRGRPALTAAQPGGDAADRPFQCAWCGKCFRHKPNLIAHRRVHTGERPHQCPECGKRFTNKPYLTSHRRIHTGEKPYPCTECGRRFRHKPNLLSHGKIHRRPQGSAEATSSQGSFQLPSHLLETQQDQAPDPQQDQAMDPQQDQLMNLQQDQAIGSQQDQSTDLRQDLVDSQQDQVLDPQQDREVDPAVSYRYDEHGRTFRNRRSLRGQQQLHPGERPFICSECGKNFSKKTHLVAHIRIHSGERPFACLECGRRFSQGSHLAAHRRDHAPERPFICPDCGKSFRHKPYLAAHRRIHTGERPYACPDCGKAFSQKSNLVSHRRIHTGERPYACPDCERRFSQKSNLITHRKSHGREGPFICATCGESFSHEQKLLTHQRKHVA, from the exons ATGGGCCTGGCGGCGGTGAGGCTGGGCCTGCTGCTGGGCGGGGAAGCGGCACCAGTTTCCCCGTACATGGATGGGAGGCGTGCGTACAAACACACGGACCGGGAG GCATCCCTACATTCTGGAAAGGATCGGAGATATCTGTCTCCTGGGAGAAGTAGGTTCATTCGTAAACGAGGCTGGAAGGAGAATCGCCTGTTCCTGCGTTCCCAGG GGTCTCCTGGGGAGGAGCCATGTGGCAGTGGGGGGCAGCTCCCTTCTGGTGGGGGCAGGGTGCTCCGAAACACTACAG CAGGGCAAGGACCTCTGTTGGAGCGTCGCTGCCGGAGACCCCCTGCTATGGGTCCATCCCGGACTCGGCTCTTCTCTGGACCCCTTCAGGAGTCTCTCCAAGGGTCAGAGCAGGATACTCATGGGATTAAATTAGAAGGGACTATAGCAGCTAGTCAGGGGGGCCTCTTCCAGGGTGGTGCCTACCGCTGTGCCCGCTGTGGGAGGCACTTCCCTGGATGGGCAGCCTTACGTCATCATACTCGTCGGCACCATAGCCGTCCACCTTTGCCCTGCCCTGAGTGTGGGCGTCGATTTCACCATGCTCCTTTCTTGGCCTTACACCGCCTGGCCCACTCTGCTGCCACAGCCATACCGCCTGCCACAGGTTTCCTCTGCCAAGTCTGTGGGCAGAATTTCAGGAGTTGGGCAGCTCTTGCGCTGCATGGCCAGGCTCATGCCTCATCTGCCCGGGCAGTAGCCTGTCCCAAGTGTGAGAAACACTTCAGCCGGGCCTCCCAGTTGCGGGCTCACCTGCAACAGAACCACCCACCTGCCCCACCACCTCGCCGTTTCATCTGCAGTGGCTGTGGTCAGAGCTTTGCACAATGGGCTGAGCTAGTTGCCCACAAACAGATTCATGTGGCTGAAGCACAAGCATCAGAAAAAGTCCTTGCACCTCGGCCCCGGGGCCGTCCAGCACTTACTGCTGCACAGCCAGGTGGTGATGCTGCTGACCGACCCTTCCAGTGTGCCTGGTGTGGCAAATGTTTCCGTCACAAGCCCAACCTAATTGCTCATCGCCGTGTGCATACTGGTGAACGTCCTCACCAGTGCCCTGAGTGTGGGAAACGGTTCACTAATAAGCCCTACCTGACCTCCCACCGGCgaattcatactggtgagaaGCCTTATCCATGCACTGAATGTGGGCGCCGCTTCCGTCACAAACCTAACCTTTTGTCCCATGGCAAGATTCACCGGCGCCCTCAGGGCTCTGCAGAAGCCACTAGTAGCCAAGGGAGTTTCCAGCTTCCATCTCACCTGTTGGAAACTCAGCAAGACCAAGCCCCAGACCCACAGCAGGATCAGGCCATGGATCCTCAACAGGACCAGCTCATGAACCTTCAGCAGGACCAGGCCATAGGCTCCCAGCAGGATCAGTCCACAGATCTTCGGCAAGATCTGGTGGACTCTCAGCAGGATCAGGTCTTGGATCCTCAGCAAGATCGGGAAGTAGATCCTGCTGTCTCTTATCGTTATGATGAGCATGGCCGCACCTTCCGGAACCGAAGGTCTTTGCGGGGTCAGCAGCAACTACATCCTGGGGAACGTCCTTTCATTTGCAGTGAGTGTGGAAAGAACTTCAGTAAGAAGACCCACTTGGTAGCCCACATCCGTATCCACTCAGGTGAGCGGCCCTTTGCCTGCCTGGAATGTGGGCGCCGTTTCTCACAAGGAAGTCACCTGGCAGCCCACCGTCGTGATCATGCTCCAGAGCGACCCTTCATTTGCCCCGACTGTGGCAAGTCCTTTAGACACAAGCCCTACCTAGCGGCCCACCGCCGTATCCACACAGGTGAGAGGCCCTATGCCTGTCCTGACTGTGGCAAGGCCTTCAGCCAGAAATCCAACCTTGTGTCCCATCGGCGCATCCATACGGGTGAGCGGCCTTATGCTTGCCCTGATTGTGAAAGGCGTTTCAGTCAGAAATCCAACCTCATCACACACCGCAAGAGCCATGGTCGAGAGGGGCCATTCATCTGTGCCACCTGTGGCGAGAGCTTCAGTCATGAGCAAAAGCTCCTGACCCATCAGAGGAAGCATGTGGCCTGA
- the LRRC61 gene encoding leucine-rich repeat-containing protein 61: MEPHGERAGEGDRVRITAQMLKAWSGEFSLESILLLKLCGLGLVDLGCLGECLGLEWLDLSGNTLTHLGPLASLRQLAVLNVSANRLTGLEPLASCESLQSLNVAGNLLAGVDQLQCLAGLQRLEYLRLQDPLARLSNPLCNSPSYRAAVGELLPGLKVIDGERVSGQGSEFYQLCRDLDKSLHRSPEPVSLLPHCEAKPWVEPSYWKPPQVQGSSILEDACRQFQDTVQECQELSQKADDSLAQAEEALRPASGDTTSFVF, translated from the coding sequence ATGGAGCCCCATGGGGAGAGAGCTGGAGAAGGTGATAGGGTGCGTATTACAGCCCAGATGCTTAAAGCCTGGTCAGGTGAATTTTCTCTGGAGTCCATCTTGTTGCTGAAACTTTGTGGTTTAGGGCTGGTGGACCTGGGCTGCCTAGGTGAATGTTTGGGGCTGGAGTGGTTGGACTTATCCGGTAATACCCTCACCCACCTGGGACCCCTGGCCTCCCTTCGGCAGCTAGCTGTACTTAATGTCTCTGCCAACCGTCTGACAGGGCTAGAACCCCTGGCTTCTTGTGAGAGCCTGCAGAGTCTCAATGTAGCTGGGAACTTATTGGCTGGAGTGGACCAACTGCAATGCCTGGCTGGACTGCAGCGGCTGGAATACCTGAGACTTCAGGACCCCTTGGCTCGGCTTAGCAACCCACTCTGCAACAGCCCTTCCTACAGGGCTGCAGTGGGGGAGCTGTTGCCTGGACTAAAGGTCATTGATGGGGAGCGAGTATCGGGTCAGGGCAGTGAATTCTACCAGCTGTGTCGAGACCTTGACAAATCCTTGCACCGGAGCCCAGAGCCTGTCTCTCTGCTTCCTCACTGTGAGGCCAAGCCATGGGTGGAACCCAGCTACTGGAAGCCACCACAGGTCCAGGGCAGCTCAATCCTGGAAGATGCATGCCGCCAGTTCCAGGACACGGTACAAGAATGCCAGGAGCTGAGCCAGAAAGCCGATGATAGTCTGGCCCAAGCAGAGGAGGCCCTTAGACCTGCCAGTGGGGACACAACTTCCTTTGTCTTCTAA
- the REPIN1 gene encoding DNA-binding protein REPIN1 isoform X4 — protein MHGPAWERCACRRRLGCAAGFSALPLFSTPARFGASLHSGKDRRYLSPGRSRFIRKRGWKENRLFLRSQGSPGEEPCGSGGQLPSGGGRVLRNTTGQGPLLERRCRRPPAMGPSRTRLFSGPLQESLQGSEQDTHGIKLEGTIAASQGGLFQGGAYRCARCGRHFPGWAALRHHTRRHHSRPPLPCPECGRRFHHAPFLALHRLAHSAATAIPPATGFLCQVCGQNFRSWAALALHGQAHASSARAVACPKCEKHFSRASQLRAHLQQNHPPAPPPRRFICSGCGQSFAQWAELVAHKQIHVAEAQASEKVLAPRPRGRPALTAAQPGGDAADRPFQCAWCGKCFRHKPNLIAHRRVHTGERPHQCPECGKRFTNKPYLTSHRRIHTGEKPYPCTECGRRFRHKPNLLSHGKIHRRPQGSAEATSSQGSFQLPSHLLETQQDQAPDPQQDQAMDPQQDQLMNLQQDQAIGSQQDQSTDLRQDLVDSQQDQVLDPQQDREVDPAVSYRYDEHGRTFRNRRSLRGQQQLHPGERPFICSECGKNFSKKTHLVAHIRIHSGERPFACLECGRRFSQGSHLAAHRRDHAPERPFICPDCGKSFRHKPYLAAHRRIHTGERPYACPDCGKAFSQKSNLVSHRRIHTGERPYACPDCERRFSQKSNLITHRKSHGREGPFICATCGESFSHEQKLLTHQRKHVA, from the exons ATGCACGGCCCTGCGTGGGAGAGGTGTGCTTGTCGGCGCAGGCTTGGGTGCGCTGCGGGCTTCTCCGCCCTGCCTTTGTTCTCCACCCCCGCCCGCTTCGGG GCATCCCTACATTCTGGAAAGGATCGGAGATATCTGTCTCCTGGGAGAAGTAGGTTCATTCGTAAACGAGGCTGGAAGGAGAATCGCCTGTTCCTGCGTTCCCAGG GGTCTCCTGGGGAGGAGCCATGTGGCAGTGGGGGGCAGCTCCCTTCTGGTGGGGGCAGGGTGCTCCGAAACACTACAG GGCAAGGACCTCTGTTGGAGCGTCGCTGCCGGAGACCCCCTGCTATGGGTCCATCCCGGACTCGGCTCTTCTCTGGACCCCTTCAGGAGTCTCTCCAAGGGTCAGAGCAGGATACTCATGGGATTAAATTAGAAGGGACTATAGCAGCTAGTCAGGGGGGCCTCTTCCAGGGTGGTGCCTACCGCTGTGCCCGCTGTGGGAGGCACTTCCCTGGATGGGCAGCCTTACGTCATCATACTCGTCGGCACCATAGCCGTCCACCTTTGCCCTGCCCTGAGTGTGGGCGTCGATTTCACCATGCTCCTTTCTTGGCCTTACACCGCCTGGCCCACTCTGCTGCCACAGCCATACCGCCTGCCACAGGTTTCCTCTGCCAAGTCTGTGGGCAGAATTTCAGGAGTTGGGCAGCTCTTGCGCTGCATGGCCAGGCTCATGCCTCATCTGCCCGGGCAGTAGCCTGTCCCAAGTGTGAGAAACACTTCAGCCGGGCCTCCCAGTTGCGGGCTCACCTGCAACAGAACCACCCACCTGCCCCACCACCTCGCCGTTTCATCTGCAGTGGCTGTGGTCAGAGCTTTGCACAATGGGCTGAGCTAGTTGCCCACAAACAGATTCATGTGGCTGAAGCACAAGCATCAGAAAAAGTCCTTGCACCTCGGCCCCGGGGCCGTCCAGCACTTACTGCTGCACAGCCAGGTGGTGATGCTGCTGACCGACCCTTCCAGTGTGCCTGGTGTGGCAAATGTTTCCGTCACAAGCCCAACCTAATTGCTCATCGCCGTGTGCATACTGGTGAACGTCCTCACCAGTGCCCTGAGTGTGGGAAACGGTTCACTAATAAGCCCTACCTGACCTCCCACCGGCgaattcatactggtgagaaGCCTTATCCATGCACTGAATGTGGGCGCCGCTTCCGTCACAAACCTAACCTTTTGTCCCATGGCAAGATTCACCGGCGCCCTCAGGGCTCTGCAGAAGCCACTAGTAGCCAAGGGAGTTTCCAGCTTCCATCTCACCTGTTGGAAACTCAGCAAGACCAAGCCCCAGACCCACAGCAGGATCAGGCCATGGATCCTCAACAGGACCAGCTCATGAACCTTCAGCAGGACCAGGCCATAGGCTCCCAGCAGGATCAGTCCACAGATCTTCGGCAAGATCTGGTGGACTCTCAGCAGGATCAGGTCTTGGATCCTCAGCAAGATCGGGAAGTAGATCCTGCTGTCTCTTATCGTTATGATGAGCATGGCCGCACCTTCCGGAACCGAAGGTCTTTGCGGGGTCAGCAGCAACTACATCCTGGGGAACGTCCTTTCATTTGCAGTGAGTGTGGAAAGAACTTCAGTAAGAAGACCCACTTGGTAGCCCACATCCGTATCCACTCAGGTGAGCGGCCCTTTGCCTGCCTGGAATGTGGGCGCCGTTTCTCACAAGGAAGTCACCTGGCAGCCCACCGTCGTGATCATGCTCCAGAGCGACCCTTCATTTGCCCCGACTGTGGCAAGTCCTTTAGACACAAGCCCTACCTAGCGGCCCACCGCCGTATCCACACAGGTGAGAGGCCCTATGCCTGTCCTGACTGTGGCAAGGCCTTCAGCCAGAAATCCAACCTTGTGTCCCATCGGCGCATCCATACGGGTGAGCGGCCTTATGCTTGCCCTGATTGTGAAAGGCGTTTCAGTCAGAAATCCAACCTCATCACACACCGCAAGAGCCATGGTCGAGAGGGGCCATTCATCTGTGCCACCTGTGGCGAGAGCTTCAGTCATGAGCAAAAGCTCCTGACCCATCAGAGGAAGCATGTGGCCTGA
- the RARRES2 gene encoding retinoic acid receptor responder protein 2 produces MCRKEMRQLLLPLALWLSALGPTGTRADELSVPQQRGLQVALEKFHNHPPVQWAFKEIGVNNASDMSFPGGTFVRLEFGLQQTSCRKKDWKNAECKVKPNGRKRSCLACIKFDSKDRILKQMIHCPIGPPGSQRDPDGQQESQCTQVEKAGEEPHSYYFPGTYAFSRSHNSG; encoded by the exons ATGTgcagaaaagaaatgaggcagTTGCTGTTGCCCTTGGCCCTGTGGCTTAGTGCCCTGGGGCCCACTGGAACCAGGGCAGATGAGCTCTCAGTGCCACAACAACGGGGCTTGCAGGTGGCTTTGGAGAAGTTCCACAATCACCCACCTGTGCAGTGGGCATTCAAGGAGATTGGTGTGAACAATGCCAGTGACATG TCATTCCCTGGAGGAACATTTGTTCGACTGGAGTTTGGACTCCAGCAGACCAGCTGCCGAAAGAAGGACTGGAAGAATGCTGAGTGCAAGGTTAAGCCTAATGGG CGGAAGAGGAGCTGTTTGGCTTGCATCAAGTTTGATTCCAAGGACCGGATCCTGAAACAGATGATTCACTGCCCCATTGGGCCCCCGGGGAGTCAAAGG GATCCTGATGGGCAGCAGGAAAGCCAATGCACTCAAGTGGAAAAAGCTGGTGAGGAGCCCCATAGCTATTACTTCCCTGGCACATATGCCTTTTCTAGGAGTCACAACTCTGGCTGA
- the REPIN1 gene encoding DNA-binding protein REPIN1 isoform X3, producing the protein MHGPAWERCACRRRLGCAAGFSALPLFSTPARFGASLHSGKDRRYLSPGRSRFIRKRGWKENRLFLRSQGSPGEEPCGSGGQLPSGGGRVLRNTTAGQGPLLERRCRRPPAMGPSRTRLFSGPLQESLQGSEQDTHGIKLEGTIAASQGGLFQGGAYRCARCGRHFPGWAALRHHTRRHHSRPPLPCPECGRRFHHAPFLALHRLAHSAATAIPPATGFLCQVCGQNFRSWAALALHGQAHASSARAVACPKCEKHFSRASQLRAHLQQNHPPAPPPRRFICSGCGQSFAQWAELVAHKQIHVAEAQASEKVLAPRPRGRPALTAAQPGGDAADRPFQCAWCGKCFRHKPNLIAHRRVHTGERPHQCPECGKRFTNKPYLTSHRRIHTGEKPYPCTECGRRFRHKPNLLSHGKIHRRPQGSAEATSSQGSFQLPSHLLETQQDQAPDPQQDQAMDPQQDQLMNLQQDQAIGSQQDQSTDLRQDLVDSQQDQVLDPQQDREVDPAVSYRYDEHGRTFRNRRSLRGQQQLHPGERPFICSECGKNFSKKTHLVAHIRIHSGERPFACLECGRRFSQGSHLAAHRRDHAPERPFICPDCGKSFRHKPYLAAHRRIHTGERPYACPDCGKAFSQKSNLVSHRRIHTGERPYACPDCERRFSQKSNLITHRKSHGREGPFICATCGESFSHEQKLLTHQRKHVA; encoded by the exons ATGCACGGCCCTGCGTGGGAGAGGTGTGCTTGTCGGCGCAGGCTTGGGTGCGCTGCGGGCTTCTCCGCCCTGCCTTTGTTCTCCACCCCCGCCCGCTTCGGG GCATCCCTACATTCTGGAAAGGATCGGAGATATCTGTCTCCTGGGAGAAGTAGGTTCATTCGTAAACGAGGCTGGAAGGAGAATCGCCTGTTCCTGCGTTCCCAGG GGTCTCCTGGGGAGGAGCCATGTGGCAGTGGGGGGCAGCTCCCTTCTGGTGGGGGCAGGGTGCTCCGAAACACTACAG CAGGGCAAGGACCTCTGTTGGAGCGTCGCTGCCGGAGACCCCCTGCTATGGGTCCATCCCGGACTCGGCTCTTCTCTGGACCCCTTCAGGAGTCTCTCCAAGGGTCAGAGCAGGATACTCATGGGATTAAATTAGAAGGGACTATAGCAGCTAGTCAGGGGGGCCTCTTCCAGGGTGGTGCCTACCGCTGTGCCCGCTGTGGGAGGCACTTCCCTGGATGGGCAGCCTTACGTCATCATACTCGTCGGCACCATAGCCGTCCACCTTTGCCCTGCCCTGAGTGTGGGCGTCGATTTCACCATGCTCCTTTCTTGGCCTTACACCGCCTGGCCCACTCTGCTGCCACAGCCATACCGCCTGCCACAGGTTTCCTCTGCCAAGTCTGTGGGCAGAATTTCAGGAGTTGGGCAGCTCTTGCGCTGCATGGCCAGGCTCATGCCTCATCTGCCCGGGCAGTAGCCTGTCCCAAGTGTGAGAAACACTTCAGCCGGGCCTCCCAGTTGCGGGCTCACCTGCAACAGAACCACCCACCTGCCCCACCACCTCGCCGTTTCATCTGCAGTGGCTGTGGTCAGAGCTTTGCACAATGGGCTGAGCTAGTTGCCCACAAACAGATTCATGTGGCTGAAGCACAAGCATCAGAAAAAGTCCTTGCACCTCGGCCCCGGGGCCGTCCAGCACTTACTGCTGCACAGCCAGGTGGTGATGCTGCTGACCGACCCTTCCAGTGTGCCTGGTGTGGCAAATGTTTCCGTCACAAGCCCAACCTAATTGCTCATCGCCGTGTGCATACTGGTGAACGTCCTCACCAGTGCCCTGAGTGTGGGAAACGGTTCACTAATAAGCCCTACCTGACCTCCCACCGGCgaattcatactggtgagaaGCCTTATCCATGCACTGAATGTGGGCGCCGCTTCCGTCACAAACCTAACCTTTTGTCCCATGGCAAGATTCACCGGCGCCCTCAGGGCTCTGCAGAAGCCACTAGTAGCCAAGGGAGTTTCCAGCTTCCATCTCACCTGTTGGAAACTCAGCAAGACCAAGCCCCAGACCCACAGCAGGATCAGGCCATGGATCCTCAACAGGACCAGCTCATGAACCTTCAGCAGGACCAGGCCATAGGCTCCCAGCAGGATCAGTCCACAGATCTTCGGCAAGATCTGGTGGACTCTCAGCAGGATCAGGTCTTGGATCCTCAGCAAGATCGGGAAGTAGATCCTGCTGTCTCTTATCGTTATGATGAGCATGGCCGCACCTTCCGGAACCGAAGGTCTTTGCGGGGTCAGCAGCAACTACATCCTGGGGAACGTCCTTTCATTTGCAGTGAGTGTGGAAAGAACTTCAGTAAGAAGACCCACTTGGTAGCCCACATCCGTATCCACTCAGGTGAGCGGCCCTTTGCCTGCCTGGAATGTGGGCGCCGTTTCTCACAAGGAAGTCACCTGGCAGCCCACCGTCGTGATCATGCTCCAGAGCGACCCTTCATTTGCCCCGACTGTGGCAAGTCCTTTAGACACAAGCCCTACCTAGCGGCCCACCGCCGTATCCACACAGGTGAGAGGCCCTATGCCTGTCCTGACTGTGGCAAGGCCTTCAGCCAGAAATCCAACCTTGTGTCCCATCGGCGCATCCATACGGGTGAGCGGCCTTATGCTTGCCCTGATTGTGAAAGGCGTTTCAGTCAGAAATCCAACCTCATCACACACCGCAAGAGCCATGGTCGAGAGGGGCCATTCATCTGTGCCACCTGTGGCGAGAGCTTCAGTCATGAGCAAAAGCTCCTGACCCATCAGAGGAAGCATGTGGCCTGA
- the REPIN1 gene encoding DNA-binding protein REPIN1 isoform X2, whose protein sequence is MGLAAVRLGLLLGGEAAPVSPYMDGRRAYKHTDREASLHSGKDRRYLSPGRSRFIRKRGWKENRLFLRSQGSPGEEPCGSGGQLPSGGGRVLRNTTGQGPLLERRCRRPPAMGPSRTRLFSGPLQESLQGSEQDTHGIKLEGTIAASQGGLFQGGAYRCARCGRHFPGWAALRHHTRRHHSRPPLPCPECGRRFHHAPFLALHRLAHSAATAIPPATGFLCQVCGQNFRSWAALALHGQAHASSARAVACPKCEKHFSRASQLRAHLQQNHPPAPPPRRFICSGCGQSFAQWAELVAHKQIHVAEAQASEKVLAPRPRGRPALTAAQPGGDAADRPFQCAWCGKCFRHKPNLIAHRRVHTGERPHQCPECGKRFTNKPYLTSHRRIHTGEKPYPCTECGRRFRHKPNLLSHGKIHRRPQGSAEATSSQGSFQLPSHLLETQQDQAPDPQQDQAMDPQQDQLMNLQQDQAIGSQQDQSTDLRQDLVDSQQDQVLDPQQDREVDPAVSYRYDEHGRTFRNRRSLRGQQQLHPGERPFICSECGKNFSKKTHLVAHIRIHSGERPFACLECGRRFSQGSHLAAHRRDHAPERPFICPDCGKSFRHKPYLAAHRRIHTGERPYACPDCGKAFSQKSNLVSHRRIHTGERPYACPDCERRFSQKSNLITHRKSHGREGPFICATCGESFSHEQKLLTHQRKHVA, encoded by the exons ATGGGCCTGGCGGCGGTGAGGCTGGGCCTGCTGCTGGGCGGGGAAGCGGCACCAGTTTCCCCGTACATGGATGGGAGGCGTGCGTACAAACACACGGACCGGGAG GCATCCCTACATTCTGGAAAGGATCGGAGATATCTGTCTCCTGGGAGAAGTAGGTTCATTCGTAAACGAGGCTGGAAGGAGAATCGCCTGTTCCTGCGTTCCCAGG GGTCTCCTGGGGAGGAGCCATGTGGCAGTGGGGGGCAGCTCCCTTCTGGTGGGGGCAGGGTGCTCCGAAACACTACAG GGCAAGGACCTCTGTTGGAGCGTCGCTGCCGGAGACCCCCTGCTATGGGTCCATCCCGGACTCGGCTCTTCTCTGGACCCCTTCAGGAGTCTCTCCAAGGGTCAGAGCAGGATACTCATGGGATTAAATTAGAAGGGACTATAGCAGCTAGTCAGGGGGGCCTCTTCCAGGGTGGTGCCTACCGCTGTGCCCGCTGTGGGAGGCACTTCCCTGGATGGGCAGCCTTACGTCATCATACTCGTCGGCACCATAGCCGTCCACCTTTGCCCTGCCCTGAGTGTGGGCGTCGATTTCACCATGCTCCTTTCTTGGCCTTACACCGCCTGGCCCACTCTGCTGCCACAGCCATACCGCCTGCCACAGGTTTCCTCTGCCAAGTCTGTGGGCAGAATTTCAGGAGTTGGGCAGCTCTTGCGCTGCATGGCCAGGCTCATGCCTCATCTGCCCGGGCAGTAGCCTGTCCCAAGTGTGAGAAACACTTCAGCCGGGCCTCCCAGTTGCGGGCTCACCTGCAACAGAACCACCCACCTGCCCCACCACCTCGCCGTTTCATCTGCAGTGGCTGTGGTCAGAGCTTTGCACAATGGGCTGAGCTAGTTGCCCACAAACAGATTCATGTGGCTGAAGCACAAGCATCAGAAAAAGTCCTTGCACCTCGGCCCCGGGGCCGTCCAGCACTTACTGCTGCACAGCCAGGTGGTGATGCTGCTGACCGACCCTTCCAGTGTGCCTGGTGTGGCAAATGTTTCCGTCACAAGCCCAACCTAATTGCTCATCGCCGTGTGCATACTGGTGAACGTCCTCACCAGTGCCCTGAGTGTGGGAAACGGTTCACTAATAAGCCCTACCTGACCTCCCACCGGCgaattcatactggtgagaaGCCTTATCCATGCACTGAATGTGGGCGCCGCTTCCGTCACAAACCTAACCTTTTGTCCCATGGCAAGATTCACCGGCGCCCTCAGGGCTCTGCAGAAGCCACTAGTAGCCAAGGGAGTTTCCAGCTTCCATCTCACCTGTTGGAAACTCAGCAAGACCAAGCCCCAGACCCACAGCAGGATCAGGCCATGGATCCTCAACAGGACCAGCTCATGAACCTTCAGCAGGACCAGGCCATAGGCTCCCAGCAGGATCAGTCCACAGATCTTCGGCAAGATCTGGTGGACTCTCAGCAGGATCAGGTCTTGGATCCTCAGCAAGATCGGGAAGTAGATCCTGCTGTCTCTTATCGTTATGATGAGCATGGCCGCACCTTCCGGAACCGAAGGTCTTTGCGGGGTCAGCAGCAACTACATCCTGGGGAACGTCCTTTCATTTGCAGTGAGTGTGGAAAGAACTTCAGTAAGAAGACCCACTTGGTAGCCCACATCCGTATCCACTCAGGTGAGCGGCCCTTTGCCTGCCTGGAATGTGGGCGCCGTTTCTCACAAGGAAGTCACCTGGCAGCCCACCGTCGTGATCATGCTCCAGAGCGACCCTTCATTTGCCCCGACTGTGGCAAGTCCTTTAGACACAAGCCCTACCTAGCGGCCCACCGCCGTATCCACACAGGTGAGAGGCCCTATGCCTGTCCTGACTGTGGCAAGGCCTTCAGCCAGAAATCCAACCTTGTGTCCCATCGGCGCATCCATACGGGTGAGCGGCCTTATGCTTGCCCTGATTGTGAAAGGCGTTTCAGTCAGAAATCCAACCTCATCACACACCGCAAGAGCCATGGTCGAGAGGGGCCATTCATCTGTGCCACCTGTGGCGAGAGCTTCAGTCATGAGCAAAAGCTCCTGACCCATCAGAGGAAGCATGTGGCCTGA